From the Candidatus Eisenbacteria bacterium genome, the window CGACAAGAAAGATGATGATCAATGACCGCTTCATTTTTTTACCTCCTATGCTTTTATTTTTTTTAGCTCCTTCTCATCGATATGAAAACTGTGCTGGTCTGTTGGGAAGGTTCCGGCCGATACCTCCTCCCTGTATGACTCAAAGGCCTTGAGCATCAGTTCACTCAGATTAACATATCGTTTGGCAAATTTGGGTGTAAAACGGTCGAAGAGGCCAAGTATGTCATGGACGACCAGGACCTGGCCATCGCAATGAACACCCGCACCAATTCCGATGGTGGGGATCTTCAATCGCTCTGTAATTCTCTTTGCGATGGGAGCAGGGATGGCTTCGAAAAGCACGGAGAAGGCTCCTGCATCTTCAAGCAACAGGGCATCATCAATGATCTTCTGAGCAGCCTGGGCATCCTTGCCCTGAACCTTGAATCCTCCGAGCATGGAGATGGTCTGAGGGGTCAGGCCGATATGGCCCATGACCGGAATGCCCGCTTTGACAATGGCTTTCGCGATATCCCTGACACTGGCTCCTCCTTCGAGCTTGACCGCATCCGCTCTTCCCTCTTTCATAAACCTGCCGGCATTGAGAATGGCATCCCGCTCC encodes:
- the panB gene encoding 3-methyl-2-oxobutanoate hydroxymethyltransferase, whose product is MERKKIAPVDIQTMKNEGRKITMLTAYDYPMALLEDRAGIDIILVGDSLGMTVLGYENTLPVTMDEMIHHTKAVTRGAKYALIIGDMPFMSYNTTERDAILNAGRFMKEGRADAVKLEGGASVRDIAKAIVKAGIPVMGHIGLTPQTISMLGGFKVQGKDAQAAQKIIDDALLLEDAGAFSVLFEAIPAPIAKRITERLKIPTIGIGAGVHCDGQVLVVHDILGLFDRFTPKFAKRYVNLSELMLKAFESYREEVSAGTFPTDQHSFHIDEKELKKIKA